The following is a genomic window from Anser cygnoides isolate HZ-2024a breed goose chromosome 33, Taihu_goose_T2T_genome, whole genome shotgun sequence.
cccctgggcccccccccggccgccctgGGAACGGTCCCCACACCCACGGGTGCCCATGGCCGGAACCGGGGGTACAgtgagggctgggggacacCGCGGTGACGGCAGCCCCTGTGCCCCCggcctcttctccctcccagcCCAATTCCTCAGCCTCGCAGGTGAGTCCTCGagcccccagtgtccccaggcCCCTGGTGTCCCCGGCACGCTgtcgtccccgtgtcccccctgcAGGCGCCCAGCCCCCCCTGCTGACCCTGGACCCCCCCTGGACGCCCCTGTTCGAGGGGCAGATGGTGACGCTGACCTGCGGGACCCCCGACGAGCACGTCCCCACCGTGTGGAGGATCGATGGcaagagcaggaggaacagaGCCAGCCGCCTCCAGCACTACCTGTGGAGCACCGGCCGCAGCAGCTTCCAGTGCCAGAGGCCCGGCTCCGAGTTCAGCCTCCCCATCGAGCTGAGCGTCTCCGACGGTGAGGGGCAGGGTGCctggcacccacgggtgcttggcggggctcggggggggggggggctcggcttCGCAGCCTTTGTCACCTCTCATGCAGTCGGAGCAGAGTGGGGGCAGCCCTGTGCACGTGGGGTGCATTCCCGTGCACACCAGTGCATCCCCGTGCACACTGGGTGCCTCCCCGTGCACAGTGGGTGCCTCCCTGTGCACAGTGGGTGCATCCCCGTGCACACCAGTGCATCCCCGTGCACACTGGGTGCCTCCCTGTGCACACTGGGTGCCTCCCCATGCACAGTGGGTGCCTCCCCATGCACACTCGGCGCATCCCCCGCACGCGTCGGGTGCACACCCACTCACACCAGTGTGTGCCGGTGCACGCCCCTGCCCCCCTGCGCGTCCCGGCGCACACGCGTGCGCCCCGGTGCGACACCGCTCCCGCCGCTCCCCGCAGACTCGGTGGTGCTGCAGGCGCCGGTGCAGCCGGTGCTGGAGGGGGACGCGCTGGTGCTGCGGTGCCGGGGCTGGCGGGACAGGAGGCTGAGCAGCGCGAGCTTCTTCCACAACGGggtgctgctgcgggggggggggcaggagggcaaCCTGCTGCTCGCCCCCGCGCAGCGGCACCACAGCGGCCGCTACCACTGCACGGTACACACGTTCCTGAGGACGGTCGAGTCCAAGCTGAACGAGGTCATCGTGCACGGTGAGCatgggcagggggcagcggggacggggGCACGGCAGCGGGGTCACCGTCCCTGCTCGGCCCCTTCCCCAGAGCTCTTCTCAGTGCCGGAGCTGAGCGTGGACGgtccccgggacccccccgaggGCAGCGCCCTCACCCTGGCCTGCGTCACCCGCGGCAGCCCCCTGCGGCCCCGCGTCGCCCTGCGGCACCTCTTCTACCGGGACGGGGTGGTGGTGGCGGGGCCCCAGGGGTCCCCCCAGCACCTGCTGCGGGCGCTGGCGCTGCCCGACTCGGGCTCCTACGCCTGCGAGGCGTGGGCAGAGGCGGCCAACGTGCAGAAACGCAGCGCCCCGGTCACCATCACCGTGAGAAGTGAGCgggtgggagggggggcagggggggcgcATCCCTGCCCAGGTCCCCCAGTCCTCCTCCGTGGTCCCCCAGTTCTGTCCCAGGTCCCCCatctgctccccagctcctAACATCCATCCCGGGTCTCCCCATGCCTCCCTTGGTCCCTCCACCCTTGCCCAGGACCCCCCTCTGTCTTTTCCTAGGGTCCCCCCATCCCTTCCtgggtccccccaccccaccccaggTCCCCCCATCgcaccccccatcccctatcCTTCCCCCGTCCCACCCCAGGTCCCCCCATCgcaccccccatcccccatcCTTCCCACGCCCCCCATCCCTCCCGGgtccccccctccacccccaggaccccatccatcccttcccagctccctgtACCCATACCAGGTCCCCCCACCcttccccaggcccccccacTTTCGggtccccctctccctccctaaGTCCCCACACCCCTTTCGggtccccccatccctcccccgGTCCCCAGacgcccccccctgcccccggtccccatcccacccccgcCACCTCCCCTCTCCGCAGGGGTGCCCGTGGCGGGGGCGACCCTGGCggcgcagccccccggggcgcAGGTGGCCGCGGGGGAgagcctggtgctgagctgcgcGGTGGCGGCGGGCACGGGGCCGCTCGTCTTCTCGTGGCACCGGCAGGGCCAGGCCCAGCCGCTGGCCCAGGGGCCCCGCTACGAGCTGCCGGCGGCGCGGCCGGAGGACGGCGGCCGCTACTTCTGCAGGGCCACCGACGGCGTCACCGCGGCCACCAGCCCCCAGCTGCACGTCACCGTCGTGGGTGAgcgccgtgccgggggggggacgaTCCCCCGGTCACCTCCCCGGTGCTGATCCCGCTCCCGTCCCCTCTCCCAGTGCCCGTGGCCGGCGCCACCGTGAGGGTGGCGGGGACGGAGGTGGCGGTGACGGAGGTGGCGGGGACGGAGGGCGAGCGCCTCAACCTGAGCTGCGCGGTGCAGGCGGGCACGGCGCCCGTGGCCTTCGCGTGGCTGCGGGATGGGCAGGAGGTGGGCGagggccccatcctgcccctggggaccctggggcTGGGCCACGCCGGCGCCTACCAGTGCGTGGCCACCAACCAGGTGGGTGCCCGGCGCGCCTTCCAGGTGCTCAGCCCCTCTGTGGCCCTCTCGGTGAcgcggcggggacgggggcagTGGCGGGGACAAGGTAAGGGCTGCGTGGATGTGGCCCCAAGGACaacgggggggtgggggggggggggctgcgtcCGTCTGGGGCTGAGCCGCGTTTGTCCCctctctgtccccagccctggccggGGGGCTGAGCGCATCCctgctggtcctgctggctgcctccGCCGTGCTGGGCTGGCACCTCTGGCGCCGGCGTCACCCAGgtgggggctctggggacagcggggggctgcggggacagcggggggctctggggacagcggggggctttggggacagcgGGGCTGCCAGGGAGTGTCCCCGGGGAGCACTCACCATCCCCTCTCCCCTTGCTTTGCAGCGGCCAAAAAGAGCCAGGAGAGGTGAGCCctggggccggggaggggaccTGGCCCCAGCAAgctgccccccccgtccccagggtgtcccctaccccctcggtgtccccttgtccccccccccagggaccccagaGCCCCTCCgggtccctctgccccagctgtccccagcacgGACACGTCGGAGCCCGAGTACAGCGACGGTGAGTGGCAGCCCTCGGGGACACCGCGGTCCCCACGGTGCCActgcggcggggctgggggaggccggggggggacacacacggCTTTGTCCCCGCAGTGTGTCCCGAGGATGTGGTTTACGCGGCTGTCGTCGTCACGGAGCAGGGAGGGGGTGAGTACGGGCGAAGGGGACACCTCGTGAGCCGGGgaggggacacgtggggacgcGGCCGAAAACGAGCCCTCGTTCCTGGCCCACCCTACGCCGCCCgcatcacccccccccccgccacgtcccctgtccccaagctGAGCCTCGGTGGCTTCTCCCGCAGGCGGCCCCGCGTCCCCATcgggccccgctgccccccaggaGCCCTTCGTCACCTACGCGGTGCTGCCGGGGCCCCGCGGTGCCACCGGCCCCGGGGGACTGCGGCGGGTCCCC
Proteins encoded in this region:
- the LOC125181609 gene encoding Fc receptor-like protein 4 isoform X3; this encodes MAGTGGTVRAGGHRGDGSPCAPGLFSLPAQFLSLAGAQPPLLTLDPPWTPLFEGQMVTLTCGTPDEHVPTVWRIDGKSRRNRASRLQHYLWSTGRSSFQCQRPGSEFSLPIELSVSDDSVVLQAPVQPVLEGDALVLRCRGWRDRRLSSASFFHNGVLLRGGGQEGNLLLAPAQRHHSGRYHCTVHTFLRTVESKLNEVIVHELFSVPELSVDGPRDPPEGSALTLACVTRGSPLRPRVALRHLFYRDGVVVAGPQGSPQHLLRALALPDSGSYACEAWAEAANVQKRSAPVTITVRRVPVAGATLAAQPPGAQVAAGESLVLSCAVAAGTGPLVFSWHRQGQAQPLAQGPRYELPAARPEDGGRYFCRATDGVTAATSPQLHVTVVVPVAGATVRVAGTEVAVTEVAGTEGERLNLSCAVQAGTAPVAFAWLRDGQEVGEGPILPLGTLGLGHAGAYQCVATNQVGARRAFQVLSPSVALSVTRRGRGQWRGQALAGGLSASLLVLLAASAVLGWHLWRRRHPAAKKSQERDPRAPPGPSAPAVPSTDTSEPEYSDVCPEDVVYAAVVVTEQGGGGPASPSGPAAPQEPFVTYAVLPGPRGATGPGGLRRVPSDSYENVPRA
- the LOC125181609 gene encoding Fc receptor-like protein 4 isoform X1; translation: MAGTGGTVRAGGHRGDGSPCAPGLFSLPAQFLSLAGAQPPLLTLDPPWTPLFEGQMVTLTCGTPDEHVPTVWRIDGKSRRNRASRLQHYLWSTGRSSFQCQRPGSEFSLPIELSVSDDSVVLQAPVQPVLEGDALVLRCRGWRDRRLSSASFFHNGVLLRGGGQEGNLLLAPAQRHHSGRYHCTVHTFLRTVESKLNEVIVHELFSVPELSVDGPRDPPEGSALTLACVTRGSPLRPRVALRHLFYRDGVVVAGPQGSPQHLLRALALPDSGSYACEAWAEAANVQKRSAPVTITVRRVPVAGATLAAQPPGAQVAAGESLVLSCAVAAGTGPLVFSWHRQGQAQPLAQGPRYELPAARPEDGGRYFCRATDGVTAATSPQLHVTVVVPVAGATVRVAGTEVAVTEVAGTEGERLNLSCAVQAGTAPVAFAWLRDGQEVGEGPILPLGTLGLGHAGAYQCVATNQVGARRAFQVLSPSVALSVTRRGRGQWRGQALAGGLSASLLVLLAASAVLGWHLWRRRHPAAKKSQERDPRAPPGPSAPAVPSTDTSEPEYSDVCPEDVVYAAVVVTEQGGGLGAAPPCATRPVPPSPSPRHGRH
- the LOC125181609 gene encoding Fc receptor-like protein 4 isoform X2 gives rise to the protein MAGTGGTVRAGGHRGDGSPCAPGLFSLPAQFLSLAGAQPPLLTLDPPWTPLFEGQMVTLTCGTPDEHVPTVWRIDGKSRRNRASRLQHYLWSTGRSSFQCQRPGSEFSLPIELSVSDDSVVLQAPVQPVLEGDALVLRCRGWRDRRLSSASFFHNGVLLRGGGQEGNLLLAPAQRHHSGRYHCTVHTFLRTVESKLNEVIVHELFSVPELSVDGPRDPPEGSALTLACVTRGSPLRPRVALRHLFYRDGVVVAGPQGSPQHLLRALALPDSGSYACEAWAEAANVQKRSAPVTITVRRVPVAGATLAAQPPGAQVAAGESLVLSCAVAAGTGPLVFSWHRQGQAQPLAQGPRYELPAARPEDGGRYFCRATDGVTAATSPQLHVTVVVPVAGATVRVAGTEVAVTEVAGTEGERLNLSCAVQAGTAPVAFAWLRDGQEVLSPSVALSVTRRGRGQWRGQALAGGLSASLLVLLAASAVLGWHLWRRRHPAAKKSQERDPRAPPGPSAPAVPSTDTSEPEYSDVCPEDVVYAAVVVTEQGGGGPASPSGPAAPQEPFVTYAVLPGPRGATGPGGLRRVPSDSYENVPRA